agagtgactctgcagatgaatgattaatctcacaagttggggtttcacaaaccgacgaacggcgacaactgttcttgacagaatgaatctaagcaaaacccaagtctcacgatggcggcggcggctattaATAAGGGTTTAGGTCACGCAAGACCTCCTGGACGCGCCCttattgggctccaacacgatacacgggccatcggcccaaaaacagtgacgcaacaccgggacagattctggacgccaACTTCCACAGACGATTCCCGACGACTCCGAATGAATTTGAGCCTGAAACCAGAGCCATTGgaagcgtcttgaaattatctttccatccatatcaagtgcgcccaaatccgactccgtatgcaacctgggcgtccgttttagtgcggcctgttcctggagtccgaaactgaaacgaagtcgaatcggtttgggcctccatcttgatccggacgtccttgctggtcctccacgcctccaaggccttctccacacccttgctggtcctctcctttgttcctaagtacaattaagtcattaggtagcaatctattctcagattcacaataaacattacttaggaacgaactcacctgtaagttcaattgtcgagcacgtgcgcgagcaataggaccttgtatatcatcttgaggagtgtcgtttgtatccgtaggagtgatgtcctcatcaaggAGTAGTGCCACATTGTAAAGGTGACGTGCTAGTTCGCTAGTGCTAGAataaaggaggagagtgaggagtagttcaGGGAAGCGCCGGGCTTGTCGGTGTTCTTCTCCAAGCTGTACCTCTATGGATATCAGCTTCTTTCATAGTAAAGTAAGTTGGTATTTGTTGAcagtcgttaagtgcgaaatatggcCGCCAAccatactcataaaagaaggaaaaccatacctcttacttacatatttgtatcactaacctagctccacaattATTTTCGAtgatttatgatttcaggagcacaaatcccgaaataagaagaaaacacaaaGAATACACAAAGCTTGCTACCAacgataaaattttggaaagtaTAAATGCTAAAGTTGAAAGTCTTTCTTCTGCAATTAAAAATCAACTAAGTTTCCACAAAAATGATTTTAACACAACTTGCGCAAATGGCTGCTGCTGTTCCCTTTTCAAAAAACATAAATGCGGTGACCACGAGGGGTGGTAAGTCCACTCATGATCCACCGCATCCAAACCACGCAGAGAaagcagcaaggccacaagcagaggaggaagaaccTACAAAACATTATGACTCTGAAGAACCCAAGGAAGAAAATCCACGGAAAACTTTCGATACAAGCTTCCAAGCATTTGCCTCCCGGAAACAAAAGATCACCGTGGACGAGCAGTTCGCTCGTTTTGTTGAGATGATCCAGAAGATACATGTCAACGTCCCATTGCTGGACGTAATGCATGTACCAACTTACGCCCGCTacatcaaggacatcatcaacaacaagcgACCACTGCCCACAATGGAGGTTGTTAAGCTTACGGAAGAATGTAGCGCTGCTATACTCAACCAACCTCCCAAGAAGAAAGAGGACCCGAGATGCCCAACAATCAATTGTTCGATTGGCACTCAACACTTTGGCAATGCCTTGTGTGAC
This portion of the Panicum virgatum strain AP13 chromosome 2N, P.virgatum_v5, whole genome shotgun sequence genome encodes:
- the LOC120662540 gene encoding uncharacterized protein LOC120662540, with translation MAAAVPFSKNINAVTTRGGKSTHDPPHPNHAEKAARPQAEEEEPTKHYDSEEPKEENPRKTFDTSFQAFASRKQKITVDEQFARFVEMIQKIHVNVPLLDVMHVPTYARYIKDIINNKRPLPTMEVVKLTEECSAAILNQPPKKKEDPRCPTINCSIGTQHFGNALCDFGASVSVMPKVIFDKLNFTHLTSTLMHLQLADSSVRYPEGIAEDVPVRVRDYFIPVDFVVLDMEISKETPLILGRPFMSTAGAHIDVGAGEICFNINGKEKKNPIPNQEGTMLNDQYQIRAKHTRKSQSDIPKSRSYDHTIHKDNQEDVA